CAGTTTCTGCCATTAATTATTTCGACCAAGTACAACTATAAGAGAATTTAAATGGATATGTCTTATCTGATGCTGAATAAAACATGATAATAATGTGTCATATGCAGTATTTATcatttgattgaaataatataaatcaattaatcgatcaattaatcaatcaatctatcaatcattcaaccaatcGATCAATtattcactcactcacgcactcaactacattgtattattaattaattaattaattcattcattcgttcgttcgttcgttcattcatttatttatttatttattcgttcattcattcattcattcattcatttatttattcattcattcattcattcgtacAAAAGCGTCAATTTCCACTACGACGTTGAGTTCAGATGTTAATAATCCTGGTTTAGAACATATCCTTCCACGGTTTCGAGTTATTGCCGGTCTAGTGCACACAGTGTTGTAGAACACAACGTACACCTATTCTAGTTACACCATTATATAATATCACCATGTACTAAGTGTTACCACGTAATGTTTAACCAAATACATGAATACCAGATGATAGGAAAACAAATGACTGTCATAATATTgcttcattatgcaaatgagatcgCTATACACAAAAAGATTTAGTCTGTCCTAATTGTTACATTATGCACTTACTTCCAAACTGGAGTGACTGTAGACTTTGAATAGGGGGCCTACTACCAAACCATAGTGACTATCAATATCAgagtagagtttcaattactagtATCTGAGATACCGTCTTTGTTGATTTGTGTAAACGGAGCCTGGGCCCGATAATACCACTATAGCAAGGATCATTCATTCTTTCCACGTTCAACAAAACAGCACGAActctttttttcataaaattgcaaaagatGGAACACTGAAGAATTGTTAGAGTAAGAAAAGAACACATCGATTGTTCCAGTTGATGCATTACTTGATATACAATTCATCTCGTGACCTTTTGACCTGTGTATACCTTACACCTTCCAATTGTGTAAACTGGATAGCATAGGCCATTGCACCACCACGAGAGGGCAAGTAGACAAAGCGATGCATATAGACATGCGAAGAATGTGGCATTTCCACAGAGAGTTCGATCGCCTATTTTAATTAATTGCACGCATTCGTCCACATAGTAAACATTGTTTGCCTTCGGTAACGCACAGTACCGTGACGTTGCCTgtgaaaaaatatcaaatgcaTAATTATAGGGTGCAATATGAAGGTCCTTAGTACACGGTAGTTATATATAATTGTTGTCACGGTCACCAAGCATTGAGATCTGAAACGTCTGCACTGTCAGACTCGCCGTCAACTGCCGTTCGAACGTTCACACCACAAACAAACGATGCCTCGATTACCATATGAGGTGCATTATGTTTTACCAAGTCACCACtgcaaccatagacagtggagtctcccctccactgtctatgctgcAACCGATACAATGGTTATCAGAAACTTTACTGGACACATGAAAACGAAAGTCTCATTATTATGAAAAAAACACATGTGCGTTGAAAAGAACCACAATGTTCtaagtatagaatgtattgattTGTACGTACATGTGCACTTTCTGTAGTAGTCGTCAAAAACAGACGTTTCGAGCAAtagtttcattttcaatgtaTATATGGCCGGCTGAGTGTCGGCATTCGAAATTGTCAAACCAAACAGTAACGCATAGAGTGAACTAATCTAGATTCTGGGTTGGGTAAATTATTTGGACGGTGTACATTCCCTTCTATTTCACGACGTCTCTACACAACGTCCTAACTTGCTAAAGCACTGATACTAAACTTAAAGTGcattcagtggccatatggatgaggatcaatcaagtatttattttttattttttatttataaacaattttatatatcacggcttcctacttgaaaaatcaatgtgaaacaacattgtttataactccaataaattgcaaaagactgataaatgtgtaaaatgttgttgtaagtacaataacaaacttcctttttttttctttttttttacacattttcaatatatcgagacttggtctatgttgtgttacattgatttttcaagtaggacacataataacattttattcttttttaatCCAACCAATCCTCATGTATATGCCCACTTTAAGAATGAAAATACGCTATTTGTCAGTGACGGTGTAAATCACTGTTAATAGCttatagtacagtatatggTGAAATCAATCTCCCATATATGGACAGTGTTGTAAACTTTCAAACACctgtatacacacacacctgtCACAATTTACAACACTGTTCACCCTTGTCGTCCACTTCTGATATTtatcatccattttttttatttcagagaAATACAGAAACTGGTCGCTCATTGCGAGAAGTTATTCCACCTTCTAATTTCAAACTAAAGTAAGTTGTTGAGATTTCTCACTcatatttagtttatttttagCTGAGGATGTGACGTCATATTCGTGCCATGGAAGCGGGTTAACTGAGTTCACCGCGGTCTGCCTCGAGGAAAACGTTAACCTTACTAACGTTTTTGATGCTGTCTGATTCGATAGGTGTCGCGTCGTACTGCTAAAATTTCTGTCTCCACagaaatgttattacatgtaatattgctACACGCACAACTCataaattgctacattttaatccattgtcatgcttgaaaaaaaaaagtgacattGTTACAAAAATCGGCGACGGCCGGTCGACGTCTGCTTTAAGATAATGGCACTTGACACACAGAAAACATAGCAATGTTGCTAAGGTGTTTGTCACACCAGAAAATGAAACAGTAATTGTCAACTTCAAAATGATTAGaatttttgtcgaaccagacgaTAAGATATAACAATGTTAGCAAACACTTAAGGCGACGCTTTGTTTCAAAACAACTGGTTTTAATTGTATCAATTTGACCGAACGACGAATGCCAGGCACAGGGAATGACTCAATAAAAACCATAATCACAATGTAATTCTGTACCAGGACTATATTTATTGACGTTTATCCGTGTACAATCCAAGTATGTACACACAGAGCACGACTCACGGAGTCTCTTAGGAACTTGAGCATTTATCATTTAATGATGAGCATAGTGTGATTTCTGACTTGAATATTTACCTGTCTAGGAAGAACACTATGCCAGTACATCACAAATATACATGAAACAGGGATGATCATTTTGAAACTTTGAACctgcattttttttgtttggttcATAAACGAGATTGAATTTAAGTCTCAAAATAGATTTGTGACGATAAATTGACTCTGGCATAGCAACAGCCTGAATTAATGGCTAAACATGTAAAAACGCCATCGTTACTTCTCTTAAAGAGTGCAAATAATACAATGAGCTCAATtcagctattttttttttcgtttcaGTACAAGTAACCCAACAGAATTTTCTCGTATATCTACAAACTATAATCCATCTGGATCTGATAAAGGAGGTACGTAATCATGCCCTGTTACGTTTTCATTAACCGATAATAAACTGACAGTGAAGCGTGGtgacagcgccctcttgtgTCGTGTATTAGTAACGCAAATCACTTTCGTTTTAAACACGACTGTAATTTGGTTCTTGGTAATATGTTTGATGCAATTGTACCTGTCTATATTATATATCCtcgaaaataaaacaaacatttatataaatccGTCATTTTAGATACACGCTTATAAAAGGGTACATGACAAATTTATATTACTGTCATTGGAAACCTGTTTGGGTAGTAAAGGTTATAGATGAAGAGTAAGTTAAGTAAGACATTAATTTGCGTGACATGGGTCACCGATTTGGAGATGcaaattttcaacaacaacaacaacaacaacaacaacaacaacaacaacaacaacatcaacaacaacatcaacaacaacaacaacaacatcatcatcatcatcaacaacatcaacagCATTACCATCAAATGTTCACAGACATGAACTTGTCTTGGATTATTTGGCAAAagtaattttagaaaaaaaaatacggTGAGATTTCCTCCTGATTTCGGGGAAACTTTCACAGTCGAACTTAAAGTCTGCGAATATgccttttgttttatatttcggttttagtttgttttgtttttagataTATCATTAAGATTAATTAAGACTCATGTATTCAATACATTCTATATGTCTTTGTTTAATATGGCCAAAACTTAATATTcgaaatatgtttttttttttcaccaaatgTAGCCcctgacatgtttattttttattcctCTTCCCAGGATCATCATTACAGTTTGTTGGTTATGCTGTCAGATATCTTAAACCCAATGTTTCTAATTCATGGCGGGTAAGTTTATACACTCGCTTTGTttaactgtatgcaaatatctagGGACAAGTACGGGATAAAATCATACTATAATTCTGAGTCTAGCGCCCTCTAGCGATATAACATtcagtcaatatttttttaatatttgtgagttctgtgtgtatttatatttgaacCTTACCATATGGCTCTAGTCTGTGCGCATGTGCAATAGTACTAAGTATacaaatgaattatttattgaGTGATATTATCCAAGTCTGTACTATTTAAATATAGATACGCAAAACACAAGGCCGCAAAGGTACCGTTAACATAAGTTTGACACATTACGATAAAAAGTCAATAAGTACAGAGGGTCAATCAAACACAGATGTCGTATAATAACATTAACAGTTCAGAACTGGAGTCAAAAACACTGAAATGTTAAACGCTCCATTACAGACCATTGCATTTATTACCAAGCGCTGTTTGCTTGTCATTTGCATGATATTCGCGATGTGATAccaaaccatatatatattgCAGTAGTGTAATTATAGATTGAAGTCAGACAACTATAAtaactatatattatatttcaatattaattttatttgtcatgacacacacacacgtatacacatacacacactctcatttacacacacacacatacatatacatacatacatacatacatacatacatacatacatacatacatgcatgcatgcttttatgcatgcacgcacgcactcacgcacacacacacacatacacacatatatatatataaatatatatatatgtatatatatatatatatatatatatatatatatatatatatatatatatatatatatatatatatatatatatatatatatatatatgcattccaATGTTAACATCATGTTGCTAGGGTACAAGATAAGTTATTGAAACGTAAACACGTatttcgtttatttatttatttatttaactgtctgtctgtctgtctgtctgtctgtctgttgtctgtctgtctgtctatttcatttcatttatttattcattcattccttcattgACAGTACAACCTTCGTCAGGAACCCACCCTCGATCAATACGGACAGAGACCAATGCCTGCAAATATCTAGTAAGTATACGTGGTCATTTTATCGCGTAgaggtagagagagagagaggggttGAGTGAGTGATGACTTCTGTAAGGGACGAGCGACTATTCTTATATAAATCGTTCTATATTGCCATTTATATACAGATAACTGCCTACCTACATGTGCCATAGAATTGTCAATGCATAGATAGACCAAATAAACTTATTCATACTACGAACGAAGGTACAACGACTACTAAAGTATGGCGTAACAATTGTGTTTAATTGGGTATAACCAGTACGCATTGAGGACACGGCAGTTTACGTTTTAGTTTTGTCAATGGTGGTAAATCTGTCCAATTTTAATTCTTTTCAAACGCCCTTTTCAAGATATAGTTATCAAATCATTCCCAATTCTTCTATGTCACGGTACTGTGTAACTAGTGCGTCTACAACTGGCTCTATTGTATCAAGAAGGCagattttctctttttttattcaatttaaaaaaaataattgatgtCATCATAAGTTATTATTCTCAGTCggataaatgtattttcttgtcatttttttgATTTCACAAGATTTCTTTTGTCTCCTAactcatatttttgtttgtttacgaGCACAGCAGCCGGTACAGAGATACATACCCACAGTATAGCCGTAACATAGCAACGGAAGCATGGCGCACTTAAATAAAGGCTTCTAACTCAACATTGACCATCGCTGGAAAGGATGTATACAGAGCGTATCGGTCAACAAAAATTCCAATTGAATGACGTCACTATACATTATCCGTCCATtgatacatatgtgtgtatttaccttttgtataaaaatcacaatattgtgtcatttttattttcatttgaaatattttttttttaaattacgtTCAAGGCTGACACTCGCAAGCTGTCAAAGCAGTGTTCGAATTCTGTTATGATGTCATAAcgttataaatacatttatgcaaataagtacatatatactttcagtCACTGCTTGTTTTTGCTTTATGTGAAGCTATATGTAAAAATCATCTTGCGGTTAAAttaataaacatgaaaatatgttattactctcgttttttctttctttttatgaATATCGTCATGTCATATGTTTTGATACGTAAAAAATGCTATATTCTAGACACGGAGGCTGGAACCTGCAGCTTTCCTACAAATCAAAAAGCAAACCACTATATTTATAACCTCCAATAGTCCAGactttatgaaaatgatgtcTATGGCTAACGTCATCCACACGACCACAAGTGGACCATAATTGCTTCTGTGCAAATCTTTGGCGTGGATCTGACCTATGACCTCATGACAAATCGTATTTTCAGCTTTAGAGAACAGCTGCATCACCTCTCGGTGACATTTATGTCAACACTGTTACTGTAACTGAAATATCAATGCTTGAGAAACGTGccttataaaaaacaaaactgttaCAGTGTATCACAAGTGACAACTACGTACCTACTGTCAGTGGatgtgattttaattttaaataagAATGTATATACTACTCCAGTGATATGACCTACATGTACGCACCACCAATTTCAATTCTTAGTAGGCCGCTAAATTCATTGCGATACGAATCGTGTTGCTTTGTTACTACTATTTATTTCCATCTAGCGACTTCGAAAAAGAATCAAATTAATTATCAACTGTGAGGGCGGGCTTCAAACAATCTCTAGGCATGCACcaacgcgcgcacacacacatacacatacacatacacacacatacatacatacatacatacatacatacatacatacatacatatacatacatacaaacatacatacatacatacatacatacatacatacatacatacacacacatacacacatacacatacatacatacatacatacatacataaagtttGATATGCACAGTGGAGTCACACATTCAGTTGGTATAGACTGACTAACGACAAGTCATCACATTTGTAAAACACATCACTTCACAGTCGTGTGGTCAAACTCACTCATATTGCACACTTGATTATTGTTCTCTACCTCTGAGCAACGCGTACGATAAATGTTTTATGTCCGATGACCGAGATATCGTTATGTAGGTTTTTTGAGTGTGCAACTGATCCTATTCATGGGAGATAATAGTTGGAAGAGTAATGAGTAATGGAAGGTACGATTCAACATTCTGGAATTTTCATAAGAAAATAGAGATGTGAAACAAAATGACCATAATATACTTAGAGAACCGAATAAAGGTGGAGACTGTGTCTTTTTTTACGAAGAAAACGTCCATAGAGTTGTGTCGCAAGAACAGTTTGCTACACAACACAGTATTAGTACACACTCATTACTCTTCGAAAGCATCGGTAGCTGTAACAGGAACTATCTGCCAATAGAGGCAAAGCGCGGGGAGGAGGGGGTACTACactgggttccgtctgtccattCGTCAGTCCGTTTGCACCTGTATATCTGACGCATGCACAAGTCAAATTCATTCAAACTTAATACAAAGGTGATATATACCACACAGCTACAGGACATCATGTATGCATTGGTCTCGATTACCCAgcctctcgccgctgggggctctgcctacgagaccaccGCAAATCTCGTTTCTCCAGACTCACGTGCggtggtctcgtaggcagagcccccagcggcgagaggctgggtaaccgaaacTATGATTGTATGCATATCATGTGTTTTAGTTTTGCCACTTGGTTCAAGTGTATACCCATATATTATCAGATATGATATATCTGCAGGTATCCGCCGGTATATTTGAAACCGACCttgactttcaaggtcaaatatcaCAATCAAGATGTTTTCATGCATAATACAACAGTGAAAATCTTGTGGAAAAGTAAAACTAGTATATAGGATATATTTATCATCAATCCTTTAGTGGTTATACAACTTTTGATGGAATAGAAGATACTATTTGTTCTTTTTAGGCCAAACAAAAGAATATAATAGTAATTCTGGTCACTCCAGTTAAATACCCCgcttctgtgtttgtgtttgtgtttgtgtttgtgtttgtgtttgtgtttgtgtttgtgtttgtgcttgtgtttgtgtttgtgtttgtgtttgtttgtttgtgtgtgtttgtgtgtgtttgtgtttgtgtttgtccaggccatgcagtctgcagatcaatgggaaacacaaaaataaccctccccacttcagtgaagacaactgcagagccaatcatgaacaagcaaatgacatctgccccacatacaaacttgctctaaagtacaaTATAAAAAGAACATTACAGTAActaccataaatagtagactgatcatgagtgacaggtttgttaaGGATTTCAAAAAATCGCGTTGTCGCACCATTTTAGTCAAACTGTCCTGACCTGAAACaatttaattcttttttttttctttttttcattttttttttttgggggggggtgtctTAGCCTGTGACATCTACACATTGGGACCTCGTTCAGGTGTCTATCTAACcacaaaattatatcaaaatcatTGTACTTACACTACTTCAACACTGATTTGTATCTTACAAAGACttgtttttcataattatttgtttCTGTATTTCCATTTAGTTATCTTATTTTCCTAAGTTGCTGAAACATGTATACTTGTCAAAtgatcaaatcatatcaaaatccCACCAGCTTACAATTCATTCTTTAAAAAATCTGCCTGCTGTTTCTGATTCATAACACGCGGACATCAGCAAGCTAGTGTACAAAGTACAGTCAGTGTTGACTTGTATAGAGAGCTAGACGCCAGCTAGTCAGGATGATTGAACTGTTAGATGTAGagatttgatgtatttttcaaCAGGCTCCCAACAGGTATTAACGACATATAGAGCGAAATATTATATCTACCTAGGAGGTATAATGACACCGATTATATTATCATTTATGATCTGCAAGAATATCTATCATTTCTTTATCATTTATCGTTAATTATGATTTATTTACAACATGTCTGGCATCTGAGGAAGCAAATCTTCCTGTTCTGTCTACGGCCAGTGGCATTGATGATACTAGGGAGGCGAGCTCCTTAGCAAGTACATGATTTGGACGCGAAGTCCTTAGTAGTTATACGTTTTAGATACGAAGTCCATAGGGAAAAAAATCAAAGATTGTTGATTACTTGAAAACAAGACTCTGAACTCAAAAATGTCGAGCTCCCATATGGTAGAGTTTTGAGTGATTTACAAGGAAATTAATCCC
This portion of the Glandiceps talaboti chromosome 7, keGlaTala1.1, whole genome shotgun sequence genome encodes:
- the LOC144438184 gene encoding sperm microtubule inner protein 8-like isoform X1: MPVDTMSFSAPARPNVVKLAAVKEGLYHPNLPTFRRMDMDTAGHKLPYEHCRTTTSSGPDDFRRAGITLFRSPSKGLSCTRNTETGRSLREVIPPSNFKLNTSNPTEFSRISTNYNPSGSDKGGSSLQFVGYAVRYLKPNVSNSWRYNLRQEPTLDQYGQRPMPANIYSRYRDTYPQYSRNIATEAWRT
- the LOC144438184 gene encoding sperm microtubule inner protein 8-like isoform X2, with the protein product MPVDTMSFSAPARPNVVKLAAVKEGLYHPNLPTFRRMDMDTAGHKLPYEHCRTTTSSGPDDFRRAGITLFRSPSKGLSCTRNTETGRSLREVIPPSNFKLNTSNPTEFSRISTNYNPSGSDKGGSSLQFVGYAVRYLKPNVSNSWRYNLRQEPTLDQYGQRPMPANIYTAAGTEIHTHSIAVT